The Skermanella pratensis genome has a window encoding:
- a CDS encoding SPOR domain-containing protein, translating to MSQYDRRDPHGREGYGPEGDGRDEYAAGDGPDAEDARYMPRDLRVEPRVYQRGSYRPNPDARPARGRRRLLAPVLAGVGLVLFFAIVWLTYTGGQDGATDGGMPLIKADGSPVKLRPDQPGGMAVPHQDKLIYDRLKAETGSTETAAVERLLPPPESPLPRPEPPQAVPEPTPQLPPAATGAPVPLSQDMAASEQPGLVEDEGPAEEVPPPVAAAPAPPPAPAAAARPVPLAPPQPAPQTAALPPPAPPAPAASSGGGGFRLQIASVKSEEGARAEFQRLQRRYPEVLGGLGVSYVRADLGAKGIFYRVQAGPVDEARASSICSSLKAQSVGCIIVRQ from the coding sequence ATGAGCCAGTACGATCGCAGAGACCCCCATGGCCGGGAAGGATACGGCCCGGAGGGCGATGGCCGGGACGAGTATGCCGCCGGCGACGGTCCCGATGCCGAGGATGCCCGGTACATGCCCCGCGACCTGCGGGTGGAGCCGCGCGTCTACCAGCGCGGCTCCTACCGGCCCAACCCCGACGCGCGGCCGGCGCGCGGCCGGCGCCGGCTGCTCGCCCCGGTCCTGGCCGGCGTGGGGCTGGTGCTGTTCTTCGCCATCGTCTGGCTGACCTATACCGGCGGCCAGGACGGGGCCACGGATGGCGGCATGCCGCTGATCAAGGCCGACGGCTCGCCGGTCAAGCTGCGCCCGGACCAGCCCGGCGGCATGGCCGTGCCGCACCAGGACAAGCTGATCTACGACCGGCTGAAGGCCGAGACCGGCAGTACGGAGACCGCGGCGGTCGAACGGCTGCTGCCCCCGCCGGAATCGCCGCTGCCGCGCCCCGAACCGCCGCAGGCGGTGCCGGAGCCGACTCCGCAGCTTCCGCCGGCCGCGACCGGCGCGCCGGTGCCGCTGTCCCAGGACATGGCGGCGTCGGAGCAGCCGGGCCTGGTCGAGGACGAGGGGCCGGCGGAGGAAGTCCCGCCGCCCGTGGCCGCCGCTCCGGCACCCCCGCCGGCGCCGGCTGCGGCGGCGCGTCCGGTGCCGCTCGCGCCGCCGCAGCCTGCCCCGCAGACGGCGGCCCTGCCGCCGCCGGCGCCGCCGGCACCCGCGGCATCCTCGGGAGGGGGCGGCTTCCGTCTCCAGATCGCCTCCGTCAAGTCCGAGGAGGGCGCGCGGGCCGAATTCCAGCGGCTTCAGCGCCGCTACCCCGAGGTGCTTGGCGGGCTCGGCGTCAGCTATGTCCGGGCCGACCTGGGCGCCAAGGGGATTTTTTACCGGGTGCAGGCCGGGCCGGTGGACGAGGCCCGCGCCTCGTCCATCTGCTCCTCCCTGAAGGCCCAGAGCGTCGGGTGCATAATTGTCCGCCAGTAA
- the nagZ gene encoding beta-N-acetylhexosaminidase, translating to MSASNSVLSGKRPAAVVYGCAGPGLSEEEREFFRLADPFGFILFRRNCQSRDQVRALVAQLRASVGRADAPVLIDQEGGRVARMRPPEWAAHPAARRIGDLAVGDPEAGAEAAWLNARLLAAMLHDVGITVDCAPVCDVPVDGSHDVIGDRAFSDDPELVASLARISCTGLLDGGVLPVIKHLPGHGRALCDSHLEQPLVEAGRAELARSDFLPFEVVSDMPLGMVAHVVYRELDPVHPASTSRIVINSVIREQIGFDGLLFCDDLSMEALAGTVAERAAAVLEAGCDVVLHCNGKLEEMRDLLGVVPPLTDAAAVRWERALTFLKPPGRGDVDAMRERLDALLEGDALDPGADLVA from the coding sequence TTGTCCGCCAGTAACTCCGTTCTCTCCGGGAAGCGTCCCGCCGCCGTCGTCTATGGCTGTGCCGGCCCGGGCCTGAGCGAGGAGGAGCGGGAGTTCTTCCGCCTCGCCGATCCCTTCGGCTTCATCCTGTTCCGCCGCAACTGCCAGTCCCGCGACCAGGTCCGCGCCCTGGTCGCGCAGCTGCGCGCCTCGGTCGGCCGGGCCGACGCGCCGGTTCTGATCGACCAGGAGGGCGGCCGGGTCGCACGCATGCGCCCGCCGGAATGGGCGGCGCACCCGGCCGCCCGCCGGATCGGCGACCTGGCGGTCGGCGACCCGGAGGCGGGGGCCGAGGCCGCGTGGCTGAACGCCCGGCTGCTGGCCGCGATGCTTCACGACGTCGGCATCACGGTGGATTGCGCGCCGGTGTGCGACGTGCCGGTGGACGGATCGCACGACGTGATCGGCGACCGGGCCTTCTCGGACGATCCGGAACTGGTCGCGAGCCTCGCCCGGATATCCTGCACCGGACTGTTGGATGGCGGCGTGCTGCCGGTGATCAAGCATCTGCCGGGCCACGGCCGGGCGCTGTGCGACAGCCACCTGGAGCAGCCGCTGGTCGAGGCGGGCCGGGCGGAGCTGGCGCGCAGCGACTTCCTGCCGTTCGAGGTGGTGTCGGACATGCCGCTGGGCATGGTCGCCCACGTGGTCTACCGGGAGCTTGACCCGGTCCACCCCGCGAGCACGTCGCGCATCGTGATCAACTCGGTGATCCGCGAGCAGATCGGCTTCGACGGGCTGCTGTTCTGCGACGACCTGTCGATGGAGGCCCTGGCCGGCACCGTCGCCGAGCGCGCGGCCGCCGTGCTGGAGGCCGGCTGCGACGTGGTGCTCCACTGCAACGGCAAGCTGGAGGAGATGCGCGACCTGCTGGGCGTGGTGCCGCCGCTGACCGACGCCGCGGCGGTCCGGTGGGAGCGGGCGCTGACCTTCCTGAAGCCGCCGGGACGGGGCGACGTGGACGCCATGCGCGAGCGGCTGGACGCCTTGCTGGAGGGCGATGCCCTGGATCCCGGCGCGGACCTGGTGGCCTGA
- a CDS encoding site-2 protease family protein: MPDIGQFLFDASVWVIPVIVAITFHEAAHGYVAWKLGDDTAKSLGRVTFNPLRHVDPFGTVVLPAIMYFTTSFLFGWAKPVPVNFMRLRHPRYGMVLVALAGPAINIVLAFFSAWALRWVGLLPDEALLWVQQSLVIAVQINVILAVFNMIPLPPLDGGRVAVGLLPRQLAMPIARLEPYGLFILIGVLFIMPLIGTQLGYNLSVLPWLLGPPVEYVIRLLGFVTGHG; the protein is encoded by the coding sequence ATGCCGGATATCGGGCAGTTCCTGTTCGACGCGTCGGTCTGGGTGATCCCGGTCATCGTGGCGATCACCTTCCACGAGGCCGCCCACGGCTATGTCGCTTGGAAGCTGGGTGACGACACGGCGAAGAGCCTGGGGCGGGTCACCTTCAACCCGCTCCGCCACGTCGATCCGTTCGGCACGGTGGTGCTGCCCGCGATCATGTATTTCACCACCTCGTTCCTGTTCGGCTGGGCCAAGCCGGTTCCGGTGAACTTCATGCGGCTGCGCCACCCGCGCTACGGCATGGTGCTGGTGGCGCTGGCCGGGCCGGCGATCAATATCGTCCTGGCCTTCTTCTCGGCCTGGGCGCTCCGCTGGGTCGGGCTGCTGCCGGACGAGGCCCTGCTGTGGGTGCAGCAGAGCCTGGTGATCGCGGTCCAGATCAACGTGATCCTGGCGGTATTCAACATGATCCCGCTGCCCCCGCTGGACGGCGGCCGGGTCGCGGTCGGGCTGCTGCCGCGCCAGCTGGCGATGCCGATCGCCCGGCTGGAGCCCTATGGGCTGTTCATCCTGATCGGCGTGCTGTTCATCATGCCGCTGATCGGGACGCAGCTCGGCTATAACCTCAGCGTTCTGCCCTGGCTGCTGGGGCCGCCGGTCGAGTACGTGATCCGGCTGCTCGGCTTCGTGACCGGGCACGGCTGA
- a CDS encoding segregation and condensation protein A — MADQAILEAPEGQLVLDLDGYEGPIDVLLTLARDQKVDLTRISILQLADQYLEFVAEARRIRLELAADYLVMAAWLAYLKSRLLLPEQDEEEPSGEDLAQALAFQLQRLEAMQEAGAKLLDRPRLGRDVFARGAPEGIRIVTRSIFDLSLYDLLRAYTEHKRREEFGTWRIQPTELYSLEDALKHLSEMLGRLPDWTDLANFVPGAGGDTLLSRSALAAHFVASLELTKAGKLELRQDGVFSPIYLRRVRSPS, encoded by the coding sequence ATGGCCGACCAAGCGATCCTGGAGGCGCCGGAGGGCCAGCTCGTCCTCGACCTCGACGGGTACGAGGGGCCGATCGACGTGCTGCTGACGCTGGCCCGCGACCAGAAGGTGGACCTGACCCGGATCTCCATCCTCCAGCTCGCCGACCAGTACCTGGAGTTCGTCGCCGAGGCGCGGCGCATCCGGCTGGAGCTGGCGGCCGACTATCTGGTCATGGCGGCGTGGCTGGCTTACCTGAAGTCCCGGCTGCTGCTGCCCGAGCAGGACGAGGAGGAGCCGAGCGGCGAGGACCTCGCCCAGGCCCTGGCGTTCCAGCTCCAGCGGCTGGAGGCGATGCAGGAGGCCGGCGCCAAGCTGCTCGACCGGCCCCGGCTGGGGCGGGACGTGTTCGCCCGCGGCGCGCCGGAGGGCATCCGCATCGTCACCCGGTCGATCTTCGACCTGTCGCTCTACGACCTGCTCCGGGCCTATACCGAGCACAAGCGGCGCGAGGAGTTCGGCACCTGGCGCATCCAGCCGACCGAGCTTTACTCGCTGGAGGACGCGCTGAAGCATCTGTCGGAGATGCTGGGCCGGCTTCCGGACTGGACGGACCTCGCCAACTTCGTGCCGGGAGCGGGCGGCGACACGCTGCTGAGCCGGTCGGCCCTGGCCGCCCATTTCGTCGCCAGCCTGGAGCTGACCAAGGCCGGCAAGCTGGAGCTTCGGCAGGACGGCGTGTTCTCGCCCATATACCTGCGCCGCGTGCGGTCGCCGTCATGA
- the scpB gene encoding SMC-Scp complex subunit ScpB, whose product MSPYAMNPQLRLLEALLFASAEPLDARSLAARLGPGTDLDALLGELAATYAERGINLVCTGERWSFRTAPDLAEKLRVDAEVQRKLSRATVETLAIIAYHQPVTRAEIESIRGVATSKGTLDILMEAGWIRPGKRRETPGRPLTWITTDGFLDHFGLESLRDLPNLEDLKASGLLDSRPVLATREEE is encoded by the coding sequence ATGAGCCCGTATGCCATGAACCCGCAGCTCCGACTGCTGGAGGCCCTGCTGTTCGCCTCGGCCGAACCGCTGGACGCCCGCAGCCTGGCGGCCCGGCTCGGGCCGGGAACCGACCTGGACGCGCTGCTGGGGGAATTGGCGGCGACCTATGCCGAGCGCGGCATCAACCTGGTCTGCACCGGCGAGCGCTGGTCTTTCCGGACGGCGCCGGATCTGGCGGAGAAGCTGCGGGTCGATGCCGAGGTGCAGCGGAAGCTGTCCCGGGCCACCGTCGAGACGCTGGCGATCATCGCCTACCACCAGCCGGTGACCCGCGCCGAAATCGAGAGCATCCGCGGCGTCGCCACCAGCAAGGGCACGCTCGACATCCTGATGGAGGCGGGCTGGATCCGCCCCGGCAAGCGCCGCGAGACGCCGGGACGGCCGCTGACCTGGATCACCACCGACGGCTTCCTCGACCATTTCGGCCTGGAGAGCCTGCGCGACCTGCCTAACCTGGAGGACCTGAAGGCCTCGGGGTTGCTGGACTCCCGGCCGGTGCTGGCGACGCGGGAGGAGGAGTAG
- a CDS encoding zinc-binding metallopeptidase family protein gives MKLFECENCGQPLYFENTACESCGHRLGYVPEVNKVTALEPEGESWRALGAPGTLYKFCLNAGVDACNWLLPADSAEPHCAACRHNRTIPDLSDAENMARWRKLEMAKHHLFYTMLKLKLPLKNRTDDPEGGLAFDFMSDQMDANGNVTTVLTGHDNGLITINVAEADDAEREKRRTQMQEPYRTLLGHFRHEVGHYFWDKLVRDAGEESLARFREMFGDERADYGQALQTHYNTGAPADWQENFVSTYATAHPWEDFAETWAHYLHIVDTLETARSFGMKIRPRIRLGHALQAEVDFDPHKAKDIDDLIDNWLPLTYAVNALNRSMGQPDLYPFILSPAVIAKLGYMHDLTHS, from the coding sequence ATGAAGCTGTTTGAATGCGAGAATTGCGGCCAGCCGCTCTATTTCGAGAACACCGCGTGCGAGAGCTGCGGCCATCGGCTGGGCTATGTTCCGGAAGTCAACAAGGTCACCGCGCTGGAGCCGGAAGGCGAGTCCTGGCGCGCCCTCGGCGCGCCCGGCACCCTGTACAAGTTCTGCCTGAACGCCGGGGTGGACGCCTGCAATTGGCTCCTCCCCGCCGATTCCGCTGAGCCGCATTGCGCCGCCTGCCGCCACAACCGGACCATCCCGGACCTCTCCGACGCGGAGAACATGGCGCGCTGGCGGAAGCTGGAGATGGCCAAGCACCACCTGTTCTACACGATGCTGAAGCTGAAGCTGCCGCTGAAGAACCGGACCGACGATCCCGAAGGCGGGCTGGCGTTCGACTTCATGTCCGACCAGATGGACGCCAACGGCAACGTGACCACGGTGCTGACCGGCCACGACAACGGCCTGATCACCATCAACGTCGCCGAAGCCGACGACGCCGAGCGCGAGAAGCGCCGCACACAGATGCAGGAGCCCTACCGGACCCTGCTCGGCCATTTCCGCCACGAGGTCGGCCATTACTTCTGGGACAAGCTGGTCCGCGACGCGGGCGAGGAAAGCCTCGCCAGGTTCCGCGAGATGTTCGGCGACGAGCGGGCGGACTACGGGCAGGCGCTCCAGACCCACTACAACACCGGAGCCCCGGCCGACTGGCAGGAAAACTTCGTCAGCACCTACGCGACGGCCCATCCGTGGGAAGACTTCGCCGAGACCTGGGCGCATTACCTGCACATCGTCGACACGCTGGAGACGGCGCGCTCCTTCGGCATGAAGATCCGCCCCCGGATCCGCCTGGGCCACGCGCTTCAGGCCGAAGTGGACTTCGATCCGCACAAGGCAAAGGACATCGACGACCTGATCGACAACTGGCTGCCCCTGACCTACGCGGTCAACGCGCTCAACCGCAGCATGGGCCAGCCGGACCTCTACCCGTTCATCCTGTCCCCGGCGGTGATCGCGAAGCTCGGCTACATGCACGACCTGACGCACTCATAA
- a CDS encoding heme ABC transporter ATP-binding protein has protein sequence MIRATEATLRRRGRALVDRVSLDLRPGTLTAVLGPNGAGKSSLVRLLSGEAAPDAGTVTLDGFPLAKWEPELLARRRAVLSQSVTLSFPLSAGEVATLGRAPHRTRATRAETVRIVERALRAADALHLAGRSYPSLSGGEQQRVQFARVLAQLDDPADPSARYLILDEPTSSLDIRHQAQLLGLARGLAHQGWAVLAVLHDPNLAAVHADRIVLMRDGRVLTAGDPWSVMTPEYLTAAFDHPVLVSRRTDLDRPLIVPAV, from the coding sequence ATGATCCGCGCGACCGAGGCGACGCTCAGGCGCCGCGGCCGGGCGCTGGTGGACCGGGTCTCGCTGGACCTGCGACCCGGAACGCTGACGGCGGTGCTCGGGCCGAACGGGGCCGGCAAGTCGTCGCTGGTCCGGCTGCTGTCGGGCGAGGCCGCGCCCGACGCCGGCACCGTCACGCTCGACGGCTTTCCCCTGGCGAAGTGGGAGCCGGAGCTGCTGGCGCGCCGCCGCGCCGTGCTGTCCCAGTCGGTCACCCTGTCCTTCCCGCTCAGCGCGGGCGAGGTGGCGACGCTGGGCCGGGCGCCGCACAGGACCCGCGCGACGCGGGCCGAGACCGTGAGGATTGTCGAGCGGGCATTGCGGGCGGCCGACGCGCTGCACCTCGCCGGGCGCTCCTACCCGTCCCTGTCCGGCGGCGAACAGCAGCGGGTCCAGTTCGCCCGCGTGCTCGCCCAGCTGGACGACCCTGCCGACCCCTCCGCCCGCTACCTGATCCTGGACGAGCCGACCTCCAGCCTGGACATCCGGCACCAGGCGCAGCTGCTCGGGCTGGCGCGGGGGCTGGCGCATCAGGGCTGGGCGGTGCTGGCGGTGCTGCACGACCCCAACCTCGCCGCCGTCCACGCCGACAGGATCGTCCTGATGCGCGACGGCCGCGTGCTGACGGCCGGCGACCCCTGGAGCGTGATGACTCCGGAATACCTGACCGCCGCCTTCGACCATCCCGTGCTGGTGTCTCGGCGGACCGACCTGGACCGGCCGCTGATCGTTCCCGCCGTCTAA
- a CDS encoding FecCD family ABC transporter permease: MTSLPVRGDAAGLRQPGVLALLAALACCAVVASLSIGASALPPGTVVAALTGGDVASRDAAIVLQLRLPRTLLGFGVGAALAVSGAMMQGLFRNPLADPALIGISSGAALAAVAVIVLGVPAAVAGLVGPFALPVAAFAGSLVTILAVQRVARGDGRTDVATLLLAGIAINAIASAGTGYLVFGSDDRQMRDVTFWTMGSLGGAAWPVVLALAPFALGAVLAAGRWAGVLDALLLGEREAALMGFRVEPAKTGIVIVCAAAVGASVAVAGVIGFVGLVVPHLVRLVAGAGHRLLLPASALLGGTLVLFADIVARTAVAPAELPIGLVTALIGGPFFLWLLIRRRRENLS; this comes from the coding sequence GTGACCAGCCTGCCGGTGCGCGGCGATGCGGCGGGGCTCCGCCAGCCGGGCGTGCTGGCGCTGCTGGCGGCGCTGGCCTGCTGCGCCGTGGTCGCGAGCCTCTCCATCGGCGCCTCCGCCCTCCCGCCCGGGACGGTCGTCGCGGCGCTGACCGGGGGCGACGTCGCGTCCCGGGACGCCGCGATCGTGCTCCAGCTCAGGCTGCCGCGCACGCTGCTGGGGTTCGGCGTCGGGGCGGCGCTGGCGGTCAGCGGCGCCATGATGCAGGGTTTGTTCCGCAACCCCCTGGCCGATCCGGCGCTGATCGGGATCTCCAGCGGGGCAGCCCTGGCGGCGGTCGCGGTGATCGTGCTGGGCGTCCCGGCCGCGGTCGCCGGGCTGGTGGGGCCCTTCGCCCTGCCGGTCGCGGCCTTCGCGGGAAGCCTCGTCACCATACTGGCGGTCCAGCGGGTCGCGCGCGGCGACGGCAGGACCGACGTCGCGACGCTGCTTCTGGCCGGCATCGCGATCAACGCCATCGCCTCGGCCGGGACCGGTTACCTGGTCTTCGGCAGCGACGACCGGCAGATGCGCGACGTCACCTTCTGGACCATGGGATCGCTGGGCGGGGCCGCCTGGCCGGTGGTGCTCGCCCTGGCGCCGTTCGCGCTGGGCGCCGTCCTGGCCGCGGGCCGCTGGGCCGGCGTGCTGGACGCGCTGCTGCTGGGCGAGCGGGAGGCGGCGCTGATGGGCTTCCGGGTCGAACCGGCCAAGACCGGGATCGTGATCGTCTGCGCCGCCGCGGTCGGCGCGAGCGTGGCGGTCGCCGGGGTGATCGGCTTCGTCGGACTGGTCGTGCCGCATCTGGTCCGGCTGGTCGCCGGGGCCGGGCACCGGCTGCTGCTGCCGGCGTCGGCCCTGCTCGGCGGGACCCTCGTGCTGTTCGCCGACATCGTCGCGCGCACCGCCGTGGCGCCGGCCGAACTGCCGATCGGCTTGGTCACGGCGCTGATCGGCGGCCCGTTCTTCCTGTGGCTGCTGATCCGCCGGCGGCGGGAGAACCTGTCATGA
- a CDS encoding heme/hemin ABC transporter substrate-binding protein codes for MRTWLPVLFSLVLVSIAAAAEPPGRIVSVGGAITEIVNELGLGDRLVAVDSTSQHPPAMRALPQVGYMRALSAEGVAALRPDLVLLSDNAGPPPVIAQIRSLGIPTRMVPDRPTVAGVAEKVRAVGSFLDRQGEAEAMARDIVEGVEAVRAVVADIPDRPRVLFLMGLGRGAPTAAGQNTAADAMIRLAGGVNAMEGYEGYKPASGEAILAAAPDVLLLPSDALEAAGGRDAILAMPQFAGTPAARHGRLVAMDTLYLLGFGPRLPHAAADLARALHPDRADAFPKPPADRS; via the coding sequence ATGAGGACATGGCTGCCGGTCCTGTTCTCCCTGGTGCTGGTGTCGATCGCCGCCGCCGCCGAACCGCCCGGACGGATCGTCTCGGTCGGCGGCGCCATCACCGAGATCGTCAACGAACTGGGCCTGGGCGACCGTCTCGTCGCCGTAGACAGCACCAGCCAGCACCCGCCCGCCATGCGGGCGCTGCCCCAGGTCGGGTACATGAGGGCGTTGTCGGCCGAGGGCGTCGCGGCGCTCCGCCCCGACCTGGTGCTGTTGAGCGACAATGCCGGCCCGCCCCCGGTGATCGCCCAGATCCGAAGCCTCGGCATTCCCACGCGGATGGTCCCCGACCGGCCGACCGTGGCGGGCGTAGCGGAGAAGGTCCGCGCGGTCGGATCGTTCCTGGACCGGCAGGGGGAGGCGGAAGCCATGGCCCGTGACATCGTCGAGGGGGTGGAGGCGGTCCGCGCCGTCGTCGCCGACATCCCCGATCGCCCGCGCGTCCTGTTCCTGATGGGGCTGGGCCGGGGTGCCCCGACGGCGGCCGGGCAGAACACCGCCGCCGACGCCATGATCCGGCTGGCGGGAGGGGTGAACGCCATGGAAGGGTACGAGGGCTACAAGCCCGCGTCGGGCGAAGCGATCCTGGCGGCGGCGCCCGACGTGCTGCTGCTCCCCTCCGACGCGCTGGAGGCCGCCGGCGGGCGCGACGCGATCCTGGCGATGCCCCAGTTCGCCGGGACCCCGGCGGCCCGCCACGGCCGCCTGGTCGCCATGGACACGCTCTACCTGCTGGGCTTCGGCCCCCGCCTGCCCCACGCCGCCGCCGATCTCGCCCGGGCGCTGCACCCCGACCGGGCCGACGCCTTCCCGAAGCCGCCGGCGGACCGGTCGTGA
- a CDS encoding hemin-degrading factor, with translation MSPDILSDLKALPGLPLPANDLLWDCWQVLRKDKPGIRARDAAHELEVPEAALIASGCGHISLRLRPGGWGDFLEGVGTLGPVMALTRNEHAVIEKTGTYRNIDCGPAMGLVLDADIDLRLFFNHWRHLFMVREDSHGNARLSLQVFDGTGTAVHKIYLTENSDREAFDQLVAARRTDDQTTAFDAEPPASPAAPTEDERIDLAGFHAGWDALEDTHEFFGLLRRFGLGRVQALRLAGPDRARPVAASALSAVLDSAAGSGLPIMVFVGNRGCIEIHTGPVHRIKTMGPWMNVLDPGFNLHLREDRIATAWVVRKPTADGIVTSLELFDAAGGTIAFVFGRRKPSEPELDGWRALTAGLMAPEAAP, from the coding sequence ATGAGTCCCGACATCCTATCCGACCTCAAGGCCCTGCCCGGCCTGCCGCTGCCCGCCAACGACCTGCTGTGGGACTGCTGGCAGGTGCTGCGCAAGGACAAGCCCGGCATCCGCGCCCGCGACGCGGCACATGAGCTGGAGGTGCCGGAGGCGGCGCTGATCGCCAGCGGCTGTGGGCACATCAGCCTTCGGCTCCGTCCCGGCGGGTGGGGCGATTTCCTGGAAGGAGTCGGGACGCTCGGCCCGGTCATGGCGCTGACCCGCAACGAGCATGCGGTGATCGAGAAGACGGGGACCTACCGCAACATCGACTGCGGGCCGGCCATGGGGCTGGTGCTGGACGCGGACATAGACCTGCGCCTGTTCTTCAACCACTGGCGCCACCTGTTCATGGTCCGGGAGGACAGCCACGGCAACGCGCGCCTCAGCCTCCAGGTGTTCGACGGCACCGGGACCGCGGTCCACAAGATCTACCTGACCGAGAACAGCGACCGCGAGGCCTTCGACCAGCTGGTGGCCGCCCGGCGGACCGACGACCAGACCACCGCGTTCGACGCCGAGCCGCCCGCGAGTCCCGCCGCCCCGACCGAGGACGAGCGGATCGACCTTGCGGGCTTCCATGCCGGCTGGGACGCGCTGGAGGACACCCACGAGTTCTTCGGCCTGCTGCGCCGGTTCGGGCTGGGACGGGTCCAGGCGCTGCGGCTGGCGGGACCGGACCGCGCCCGCCCGGTCGCGGCGTCGGCGCTCTCGGCCGTGCTGGACTCGGCGGCCGGGAGCGGTCTGCCGATCATGGTGTTCGTGGGCAACCGGGGCTGCATCGAGATCCATACCGGGCCGGTCCACCGGATCAAGACCATGGGGCCGTGGATGAACGTGCTCGATCCCGGCTTCAACCTGCATCTCCGGGAAGACCGCATCGCCACGGCCTGGGTGGTGCGGAAGCCCACGGCCGACGGCATCGTCACCTCGCTTGAGCTGTTCGACGCCGCCGGCGGTACCATCGCCTTCGTGTTCGGCCGGCGCAAGCCGTCGGAACCCGAGTTGGACGGCTGGCGCGCGTTGACCGCCGGGCTCATGGCACCGGAGGCGGCGCCATGA